A stretch of the Phycisphaerae bacterium genome encodes the following:
- a CDS encoding YggS family pyridoxal phosphate-dependent enzyme, protein MSKIADNLQKVRENIESACARCKRSSSEVTLVVVTKSANLDMIKQVVRLGCSELGENRVQHLKLTADDIDLFLSENQADSTLPKKINWHMIGHLQRNKVRQLLRNSETIQSVDTLRLAEEISKSAERLNICPKIMMQVNCSEEPQKYGVPVGAAIHLAEQVGTMPNIKLIGLMAMAPLTLNKDLVKASFTRTRELFEEIRGEKISGPDFRHLSMGMSQDYEIAIEYGATILRIGSAIFAG, encoded by the coding sequence ATGAGTAAAATAGCCGATAATCTGCAAAAGGTTCGTGAAAATATAGAATCTGCCTGCGCCCGCTGCAAGCGCAGCAGTTCCGAGGTGACGCTCGTTGTCGTGACTAAATCGGCCAATCTCGATATGATAAAACAAGTCGTGCGCCTCGGCTGCAGCGAACTCGGCGAAAACAGAGTGCAGCATTTAAAACTTACCGCCGACGACATTGACCTTTTCCTGAGTGAGAATCAAGCCGATTCGACTTTACCGAAGAAAATCAACTGGCACATGATAGGCCATCTTCAAAGGAACAAGGTTCGTCAGCTTTTGAGAAATTCCGAAACAATCCAATCGGTCGATACGCTCCGGCTCGCCGAGGAAATAAGCAAAAGCGCTGAAAGACTTAATATCTGCCCCAAAATTATGATGCAGGTGAACTGCTCGGAAGAACCGCAGAAATACGGCGTTCCGGTCGGCGCCGCCATTCATCTTGCCGAACAGGTTGGTACGATGCCGAATATTAAACTCATCGGCCTTATGGCCATGGCTCCTCTTACACTCAACAAGGACCTTGTAAAAGCCAGTTTTACCCGCACACGGGAGCTGTTCGAAGAAATCCGCGGAGAAAAAATCTCAGGGCCTGATTTTAGACATCTCAGTATGGGGATGAGTCAGGACTACGAAATCGCCATCGAATACGGTGCTACGATTTTGCGAATCGGCTCAGCGATATTCGCCGGGTAA